Proteins co-encoded in one Coraliomargarita parva genomic window:
- a CDS encoding DUF192 domain-containing protein has product MRLNNFLLLPLACCALLLGACKPDTPVSAAPKSSDHYFEIQLGEHPIQLQLATNDPERTKGLMYRDELKPDHGMLFIFKDASQRAFWMRNTRIPLDIGYFDTEGRLMEIHALYPYDETSVPSRSHSIQLVLEMNRGWFKAHEVHPGDRFDMADVRAALSGRGLTPEKYNLPE; this is encoded by the coding sequence ATGCGCCTGAACAATTTCCTGCTCCTGCCCCTCGCCTGCTGCGCCCTCTTGCTCGGGGCCTGCAAGCCGGACACTCCGGTGTCTGCGGCACCGAAATCGTCGGACCACTACTTCGAAATTCAGCTCGGGGAGCACCCGATCCAACTGCAACTGGCCACCAACGATCCCGAGCGGACCAAAGGCCTGATGTACCGGGACGAGCTGAAGCCCGACCATGGCATGCTCTTCATCTTTAAAGATGCCAGCCAGCGGGCCTTCTGGATGCGAAACACCCGGATCCCGCTCGACATCGGCTATTTCGACACCGAAGGACGCCTGATGGAAATTCACGCGCTCTACCCTTACGACGAAACCTCCGTCCCTTCACGCAGCCATTCCATACAGCTGGTCCTGGAGATGAACCGCGGCTGGTTCAAGGCCCACGAGGTCCATCCCGGCGACCGATTTGACATGGCCGACGTGCGCGCGGCACTCTCCGGACGCGGCCTGACCCCGGAGAAATACAACCTGCCCGAATAA
- a CDS encoding M24 family metallopeptidase → MQSKTSEIRVLFASSEQSADVLYLSGVFVPDPFLSLVGPEGSIGVVNRLEYGRVKQLSRYDQVLELDDTRLHAARALKLDVAEVGPAELIRYFAKCYKARQVRVPADFPAGIFQRVWESGLKISASADAFFPEREFKTDTEARALRAGNAASAAGIRAAEAVLRASRIEGKRLVYESATLTSERLRCLIDQACLEKGAVAQHTIVAGGKQACDPHEGGHGPLRPAELIIIDVFPRVQATGYHGDMTRTFLKGKANAAQTALVGAVRAAQEAALAKVKAGVAGGTVHEAVNAVFLERGYPTERRGDSYVGFFHSTGHGLGLEVHEQPRVSPGSPRLRKGQVITIEPGLYYPEVGGCRIEDVVRVTKEGAEKLSSMHYRWQIR, encoded by the coding sequence ATGCAAAGTAAAACCTCAGAGATTCGTGTGCTCTTTGCTTCCTCGGAGCAGTCGGCCGATGTCCTCTACCTGTCCGGCGTCTTCGTGCCGGATCCATTCCTGTCCCTGGTGGGACCTGAAGGCAGTATCGGTGTGGTGAACCGGCTCGAATACGGCCGGGTCAAGCAGTTGTCCCGCTACGACCAGGTCCTGGAGCTGGACGACACGCGCCTGCATGCGGCCCGGGCCCTCAAGCTGGACGTTGCGGAGGTCGGGCCGGCCGAGTTGATCCGCTATTTCGCGAAGTGCTACAAGGCCCGGCAGGTGCGGGTGCCCGCTGACTTCCCCGCCGGGATCTTCCAGCGTGTCTGGGAATCCGGCCTGAAGATTTCTGCCAGCGCGGACGCTTTTTTCCCGGAGCGTGAATTTAAAACGGATACGGAGGCCCGCGCCCTCCGGGCGGGGAATGCCGCCAGCGCGGCAGGCATCCGGGCGGCCGAGGCCGTGCTGCGCGCGTCCAGGATCGAGGGCAAGCGCCTGGTCTATGAATCGGCCACCCTGACTTCCGAACGGCTACGCTGTCTCATTGACCAAGCCTGCCTGGAGAAAGGCGCGGTGGCACAACATACCATCGTGGCCGGTGGTAAGCAGGCCTGTGACCCGCACGAGGGCGGACACGGCCCCCTGCGCCCGGCCGAGTTGATCATCATCGATGTCTTTCCCCGGGTCCAGGCTACCGGCTACCACGGCGACATGACCCGGACCTTCCTCAAGGGGAAGGCCAATGCGGCGCAAACCGCCCTGGTGGGTGCGGTCCGTGCCGCCCAGGAAGCGGCCCTTGCCAAGGTCAAGGCGGGGGTCGCCGGAGGAACTGTGCATGAGGCGGTCAATGCCGTCTTTCTGGAGCGCGGTTACCCGACCGAACGAAGAGGCGACAGCTACGTCGGTTTCTTTCACTCGACCGGGCATGGCCTGGGGCTGGAGGTGCACGAGCAACCCCGGGTGTCCCCCGGTTCCCCGCGCTTGCGCAAGGGGCAGGTGATTACGATCGAGCCCGGCCTCTATTATCCCGAGGTCGGGGGCTGCCGGATCGAGGACGTGGTCCGGGTCACCAAGGAAGGCGCCGAGAAGCTCTCCTCCATGCACTATCGCTGGCAGATCCGTTAG